The Gymnodinialimonas sp. 57CJ19 genome includes a window with the following:
- a CDS encoding disulfide bond formation protein B → MTRRNLILLAGLGSAALFGGALYFQYWVGLLPCTMCLWQRWPHRIAIGLALVGVVFPRAVIAWLGGLTMAVNAGIALLHTGVEQRWWDGPQVCGAGAAQDVGSLSMEDLFDTTTGPQIVLCNEAAWHFAGLSMASWNGIFCVVLAGIWLTAALTKEKARA, encoded by the coding sequence ATGACACGGCGCAATCTTATCTTACTGGCGGGCTTGGGCTCTGCCGCGCTGTTTGGCGGCGCGCTCTACTTTCAATATTGGGTGGGGCTTCTGCCTTGCACCATGTGCCTGTGGCAACGCTGGCCGCACCGCATCGCCATCGGCCTGGCGTTGGTGGGCGTGGTGTTCCCCCGTGCGGTCATCGCATGGCTCGGCGGGCTGACCATGGCAGTGAACGCGGGCATCGCGCTACTGCACACGGGCGTAGAGCAACGCTGGTGGGACGGCCCGCAGGTCTGCGGCGCGGGCGCGGCACAAGATGTGGGCAGCTTGTCGATGGAGGATTTGTTCGACACCACCACCGGGCCCCAGATTGTCCTGTGTAACGAGGCGGCCTGGCATTTCGCCGGGCTGTCGATGGCCAGCTGGAACGGCATCTTCTGCGTTGTGCTGGCGGGTATTTGGCTGACCGCCGCCCTGACGAAGGAGAAGGCACGGGCGTAA
- the gyrA gene encoding DNA gyrase subunit A: protein MTDTPEPPENDGETLPERPEFSGPSIDISAEMKTSFLDYAMSVIISRAIPDLRDGLKPVHRRILFAMHETGNTHEKAYRKSARPVGDVMGQYHPHGDSAIYDALVRMAQDFSMSLPLLDGQGNFGSMDGDNPAAMRYTEVRMDSPAAYLLEDIDKDTVDFQDNYDGKQQEPTVLPARFPNMLVNGAGGIAVGMATNIPPHNLGEVIDACQALIEKPDLSSEELIQYVPAPDFPTGGIILGRSGAQKAYLEGRGSVIIRAKTRVEEIRKDRYAIVIDEIPYQVNKSSMIERIAELVRDKKIDGISGVADESDRIGVRVVVELKRDATPEVVLNQLFRFTQMQTSFGCNMLALNGGRPEQLTLRAFLTSFLDFREEVVARRTAFELRKARDRAHVLCGLAVAVSNVDEVVATIRASADAPAARAALMTRAWPAEEILPFIKLIDDPTHTANEDGTYNLSETQARAILELRLQRLTQLGVKEVTDELEELAGKIKDYLAILASRERILEIISNELAEVRAKFAVDRRTEIVEWSGDMDDEDLIERSDQVVTITQGGYIKRTPLADFRAQKRGGKGVSGGSMKDDDVVTSMFVANTHTPLLFFTTSGMVYKLKTWRLPSGSRSSRGKAIVNILPIETGTGIAAIMPVDRDEDHWGELQVVFCTDRGTVRRNALSDFANVMRNGKIAMKFEGDSEGWRMINARIASNDDDVMLVTKQGRAIRFPATDVRVFNSRASTGVRGIRLGTDDEVVSMSIIRHFDAEASERAAYLKQRRLMAGVTEETETDEDDVPEGDLSPERYAEMSAAEDLILTITSGGLGKLSSSHDYPVRGRGGQGVSAIDKAMRGGTLVASFPVEMDDQIMLATSTGQSIRVPIDGISFRSRSAGGVKVFNTAKGEDIVSVAYIADQGDEDAEVIEGGEDV from the coding sequence ATGACCGACACTCCTGAACCCCCTGAAAACGACGGGGAAACCCTGCCCGAGCGGCCCGAGTTTTCCGGCCCCTCGATCGACATTTCGGCGGAGATGAAGACCTCGTTCCTCGACTATGCGATGTCGGTGATTATCTCTCGGGCGATCCCGGACCTGCGCGACGGCCTCAAGCCGGTTCATCGCCGCATTCTGTTCGCGATGCACGAGACCGGGAACACCCATGAAAAAGCCTACCGCAAGTCGGCCCGGCCTGTGGGCGACGTGATGGGCCAGTACCACCCCCACGGCGACAGCGCGATTTACGATGCACTGGTGCGGATGGCGCAGGATTTCTCCATGTCGCTGCCCCTGCTGGACGGGCAAGGCAACTTCGGCTCCATGGACGGCGATAACCCCGCCGCGATGCGCTACACCGAAGTGCGCATGGATAGCCCGGCTGCCTATCTTCTAGAAGATATCGACAAAGACACCGTCGATTTTCAGGACAACTACGACGGCAAACAACAAGAACCCACGGTTCTGCCTGCCCGCTTCCCCAATATGCTGGTGAACGGCGCGGGCGGTATTGCCGTTGGTATGGCCACCAATATTCCGCCCCACAATCTGGGCGAAGTGATTGATGCCTGTCAGGCACTGATCGAGAAGCCGGACCTGTCCTCGGAAGAGTTGATCCAATATGTCCCCGCCCCTGACTTCCCCACGGGCGGGATCATTCTGGGCCGTTCCGGCGCGCAGAAGGCGTATCTGGAGGGGCGCGGCAGCGTCATCATCCGCGCCAAGACCCGCGTCGAGGAGATCCGCAAGGATCGCTACGCCATTGTCATCGACGAAATCCCCTATCAGGTGAACAAGTCGAGCATGATCGAGCGCATTGCCGAACTGGTCCGCGACAAGAAGATCGACGGGATCAGCGGCGTGGCCGACGAATCCGACCGGATCGGCGTGCGTGTGGTGGTGGAGTTGAAGCGCGACGCCACGCCCGAGGTGGTGCTGAACCAGCTGTTCCGCTTCACGCAGATGCAGACAAGCTTTGGCTGCAACATGCTGGCGCTCAACGGTGGCCGGCCCGAGCAACTGACCCTGCGCGCGTTCCTGACGTCGTTCCTCGATTTCCGCGAAGAAGTCGTGGCGCGTCGCACTGCGTTCGAGTTGCGCAAGGCCCGCGACCGGGCGCATGTGTTGTGCGGTTTGGCCGTGGCGGTTTCCAACGTCGATGAAGTCGTGGCAACGATCCGCGCCTCCGCCGATGCGCCCGCCGCCCGCGCGGCCCTGATGACCCGCGCGTGGCCAGCCGAGGAAATCCTGCCGTTCATCAAGCTGATTGATGACCCGACCCATACGGCCAACGAAGACGGCACCTACAACCTGTCGGAAACGCAGGCCCGCGCCATTCTGGAGTTGCGCCTGCAACGCCTGACGCAACTGGGCGTCAAGGAAGTCACCGACGAGCTGGAAGAGCTGGCAGGCAAGATCAAGGATTACCTCGCCATCCTCGCCTCGCGAGAACGGATCCTGGAGATCATATCCAACGAATTGGCCGAGGTGCGCGCGAAATTCGCCGTGGACCGCCGGACAGAGATTGTCGAATGGTCCGGTGACATGGACGACGAAGACCTGATCGAACGCTCGGATCAGGTCGTCACCATCACCCAAGGCGGCTACATCAAGCGCACGCCACTGGCCGACTTCCGGGCGCAGAAGCGCGGCGGCAAGGGCGTGTCCGGCGGCTCTATGAAGGACGACGACGTCGTGACGTCGATGTTCGTCGCCAACACCCACACGCCGCTGCTGTTCTTCACGACCAGCGGCATGGTCTACAAGCTGAAGACATGGCGCTTGCCGTCGGGAAGCCGCTCCAGCAGGGGCAAGGCCATCGTGAATATCCTGCCGATCGAAACGGGCACCGGGATTGCCGCGATCATGCCCGTGGACCGGGATGAGGATCACTGGGGCGAGTTGCAGGTCGTCTTCTGTACCGACCGCGGCACCGTGCGCCGCAACGCGCTGAGTGATTTCGCCAATGTCATGCGCAACGGCAAGATCGCGATGAAGTTCGAAGGCGACAGCGAAGGCTGGCGGATGATCAACGCGCGCATCGCCTCGAACGACGATGACGTGATGCTGGTCACCAAACAGGGCCGCGCGATCCGGTTCCCGGCCACTGACGTGCGGGTCTTCAACTCCCGCGCCTCGACCGGTGTGCGAGGGATTCGCCTTGGTACGGACGATGAGGTCGTCTCGATGTCGATCATCCGGCACTTCGATGCAGAAGCCTCGGAACGTGCCGCCTACCTCAAGCAACGCCGCCTGATGGCGGGTGTGACCGAGGAAACGGAAACCGATGAGGATGACGTGCCCGAGGGTGATCTTTCGCCAGAGCGTTACGCCGAAATGAGCGCGGCCGAGGACCTGATCCTGACGATCACCTCGGGCGGCCTTGGCAAGCTGTCCTCGTCCCATGATTATCCCGTGCGCGGTCGCGGGGGCCAAGGTGTCAGCGCCATCGACAAGGCAATGCGCGGCGGCACGCTTGTGGCCAGCTTCCCGGTGGAGATGGACGACCAGATCATGCTGGCGACCTCCACGGGTCAGAGCATTCGCGTGCCAATCGACGGCATCTCGTTCCGGTCCCGCTCTGCGGGTGGCGTGAAGGTCTTCAACACGGCCAAGGGCGAGGACATCGTCAGCGTCGCCTATATCGCCGACCAGGGTGATGAAGACGCCGAGGTGATCGAAGGTGGAGAGGATGTCTGA
- a CDS encoding DoxX family protein has product MSDLLALVGRLLLASLMLAGTVQKISDPTGAGALLALANLPAGLLWPAGIFTTIAGVGIALGLYTRPLALAAAAYCIVTSCFHILMDDPWQMTIAFKNWTIAGGYLMLAAHGPGRFALHPTA; this is encoded by the coding sequence GTGAGTGACCTTCTGGCGCTTGTCGGGCGGCTCCTTCTGGCATCGCTGATGCTGGCTGGAACGGTCCAGAAGATCTCTGACCCCACCGGTGCGGGCGCCCTGCTCGCGTTGGCCAACCTGCCCGCCGGGCTGCTCTGGCCCGCCGGCATTTTCACCACTATCGCGGGCGTGGGCATCGCCCTCGGCCTCTACACCCGTCCCCTCGCACTCGCCGCCGCCGCCTACTGCATCGTCACCTCCTGCTTTCACATCCTCATGGATGACCCGTGGCAGATGACCATCGCTTTCAAGAACTGGACCATCGCGGGCGGCTACCTGATGCTCGCCGCCCACGGCCCCGGCCGCTTCGCCCTGCACCCCACCGCGTGA
- the trmFO gene encoding methylenetetrahydrofolate--tRNA-(uracil(54)-C(5))-methyltransferase (FADH(2)-oxidizing) TrmFO: MKQSSQLTIIGGGMAGSEAAWQAANMGVSVKIIEMRPKVETFAHRTGNLAEMVCSNSFRSDDSEQNAVGLLHWEMRAADSVIMHTADDHKLPAGGALAVDRDPFAEAVTAKLQAHPNIEIAYGEITDLPTDGPTIIATGPLTGSKLADAIAREAGQDALAFFDAIAPIVYADSIDMDIAWRQSRYDKGDTLEEQQAYINCPLTHDQYEAFIDALLAADKTQFKEGETAGYFDGCLPIEVMAERGRETLRFGPMKPVGLTNPHDPQTKAYAVVQLRRDNALGTLYNIVGFQTKMTYGAQKQVFAMIPGLHEASFARLGGIHRNTFINSPTLLDAQMRLRSKPHIRFAGQITGVEGYVESASMGLLAGRMAAAEILGQTLPEVPNTTAMGALVTHITGGADAKTFQPMNVNFGLFPPVEGLKGGRRGRKDRYKAYTDRAKEAWTQWLSPSEAAAQ, from the coding sequence ATGAAACAGTCATCACAACTTACAATCATCGGCGGCGGTATGGCCGGGTCCGAGGCCGCCTGGCAGGCCGCCAACATGGGCGTTTCCGTCAAAATCATCGAGATGCGCCCCAAGGTCGAAACCTTCGCCCATCGCACCGGCAACCTGGCGGAAATGGTCTGCTCCAACTCGTTCCGCTCTGACGACAGCGAGCAAAACGCCGTGGGTCTGCTGCATTGGGAAATGCGTGCGGCGGATTCGGTCATCATGCACACCGCCGACGACCACAAGCTGCCCGCGGGCGGTGCGCTGGCCGTCGATCGTGATCCCTTTGCCGAGGCCGTGACGGCCAAGCTGCAAGCCCATCCGAATATCGAGATCGCCTACGGCGAAATCACGGACCTTCCCACCGATGGCCCCACCATCATCGCCACGGGTCCGCTGACCGGCTCCAAACTCGCCGACGCCATCGCGCGCGAGGCTGGCCAGGACGCGCTGGCCTTCTTCGATGCCATCGCCCCCATCGTCTACGCCGACAGCATCGACATGGATATCGCCTGGCGCCAGTCGCGCTATGACAAGGGCGACACGCTGGAGGAACAGCAAGCCTACATCAATTGCCCCCTGACCCATGACCAGTACGAGGCTTTCATCGACGCGCTCCTGGCCGCCGACAAGACCCAGTTCAAGGAGGGGGAAACGGCGGGCTACTTCGACGGCTGCCTCCCCATCGAAGTTATGGCCGAGCGGGGCCGCGAGACCCTGCGCTTTGGTCCGATGAAGCCCGTGGGCCTGACCAACCCCCATGACCCGCAAACCAAGGCCTACGCCGTGGTGCAGCTGCGCCGCGATAACGCCTTGGGAACGCTCTATAATATCGTGGGCTTTCAGACCAAGATGACCTACGGCGCGCAAAAGCAGGTCTTCGCGATGATCCCGGGCCTGCATGAGGCCTCCTTTGCCCGGCTCGGTGGCATCCACCGCAATACCTTCATCAACTCGCCCACCCTGCTGGACGCTCAGATGCGCCTGCGTTCAAAGCCCCACATCCGCTTCGCGGGCCAGATCACGGGCGTTGAGGGCTACGTCGAGTCCGCCTCCATGGGCCTTCTCGCGGGCCGCATGGCCGCCGCTGAAATCCTCGGCCAGACCCTGCCAGAGGTCCCCAACACCACCGCCATGGGTGCGCTCGTGACCCACATCACGGGCGGCGCGGACGCCAAAACCTTCCAGCCAATGAACGTCAACTTCGGGTTATTTCCCCCGGTTGAGGGCCTCAAGGGTGGACGCAGGGGCCGCAAAGACCGCTATAAAGCCTACACGGACCGCGCCAAGGAGGCATGGACCCAGTGGCTATCTCCTTCAGAGGCAGCCGCACAATAG
- a CDS encoding methyltransferase domain-containing protein, translating into MPDTPFLSKVYDLKGDGVRDYYDQWADTYEAEITANAYATPTRCAAALAATGLAKTAPILDFACGTGLSGEALWAEGFRVIDGVDLSDAMLTKARAKDIYRTLTKAQADAPPPVAPNTYQAITAIGAIGPGAAPAEVIAPLVSALPSAGYFVISLNDVALEAPEFPAALAAQAHLMELISEERGAHLPGIDVMSTVYVFRRT; encoded by the coding sequence ATGCCAGATACACCATTCTTGTCAAAGGTCTACGACCTCAAAGGCGATGGCGTGCGCGACTACTACGATCAATGGGCCGACACCTACGAGGCCGAGATCACCGCCAACGCCTATGCCACCCCGACACGCTGTGCCGCAGCGCTTGCGGCGACAGGCTTGGCCAAAACCGCCCCGATCCTCGATTTCGCCTGTGGCACGGGCCTCTCAGGCGAGGCTTTGTGGGCCGAGGGTTTCCGCGTTATTGACGGCGTGGACCTGTCGGATGCAATGCTGACCAAAGCGCGGGCAAAAGACATCTACCGAACGCTCACCAAGGCCCAAGCCGACGCTCCGCCCCCCGTGGCCCCGAACACCTACCAAGCCATCACTGCAATCGGCGCCATCGGCCCCGGCGCCGCCCCAGCCGAGGTGATCGCGCCCCTCGTCTCAGCCCTGCCCTCAGCCGGCTATTTCGTCATCTCTCTCAACGATGTGGCCCTAGAGGCGCCGGAATTCCCGGCGGCGCTTGCCGCCCAAGCCCATCTCATGGAGCTGATCTCTGAAGAACGCGGCGCGCATCTGCCCGGTATCGACGTCATGTCCACGGTTTACGTGTTCCGTCGCACGTGA
- the gluQRS gene encoding tRNA glutamyl-Q(34) synthetase GluQRS produces MITRFAPSPTGPLHLGHAYSAILAHDMARAQTGTFLLRIEDIDRQRSKPEWETQIIDDLRWLGLDWDAEPLRQSTRLPAYRAALQTLWQDDLLYPCTCNRRDILAAASAPHEGDPPMGPDGIIYPGTCRGIHAGSGRRHSDVPLPQDTTLRLDMGKAVTRVMDARRTEHGAKTFASFSETGRRPKGLIEFTATEMEQNIGDIVLSRRDFLGSYHLSVVLDDAAQGITDVIRGDDLFAATKIHVILQRLLGVPTPTYHHHALIRDNHGRRLAKRDDARAIRTYRTEGASPADIRHLVGL; encoded by the coding sequence GTGATTACCCGCTTCGCCCCCTCTCCCACCGGGCCTCTGCACTTGGGCCATGCCTATTCCGCGATCCTGGCCCATGACATGGCCCGTGCTCAAACCGGCACCTTCCTCTTGCGGATCGAAGACATCGACCGCCAGCGCTCAAAACCTGAATGGGAAACACAGATCATCGACGACCTTCGCTGGCTCGGCCTCGATTGGGACGCCGAGCCTCTGCGCCAATCCACCCGACTGCCCGCCTACCGCGCCGCTCTCCAAACGCTCTGGCAGGACGACCTGCTCTATCCCTGCACCTGCAACCGTCGCGACATCCTCGCCGCTGCATCCGCCCCCCATGAGGGAGACCCACCCATGGGCCCCGATGGGATCATCTACCCCGGTACCTGTCGTGGCATCCACGCCGGGTCAGGCCGACGGCACAGCGACGTTCCCCTCCCACAAGATACGACCCTTCGCCTAGACATGGGTAAGGCCGTGACCCGCGTCATGGACGCACGCAGGACCGAACATGGCGCTAAAACCTTCGCGTCATTCTCCGAAACCGGACGGCGCCCCAAGGGTCTGATCGAGTTCACAGCAACCGAGATGGAACAGAACATCGGCGATATCGTCCTGTCGCGCCGTGATTTCCTGGGCTCCTATCATCTCTCCGTCGTTCTCGATGATGCCGCCCAAGGCATTACCGATGTGATCCGCGGCGATGACCTTTTCGCCGCCACCAAAATCCACGTGATCTTGCAACGCCTCCTCGGAGTGCCCACGCCCACCTACCATCACCACGCCCTGATCCGTGACAACCACGGCCGCCGCCTCGCCAAACGCGACGATGCCCGCGCCATCCGTACCTACCGCACTGAAGGCGCCAGCCCCGCCGACATCCGCCACCTCGTCGGCCTCTGA
- the hisI gene encoding phosphoribosyl-AMP cyclohydrolase produces the protein MKDFDRATLRYDVNGLIPCIAQQEGTGEVLMMAWMNAEAVAKTLETRRVTYWSRSRQAFWVKGETSGHTQALVDLRIDCDRDCLLAVVQQEGAACHTNRRVCFYTSVVDGEEVELMAPMG, from the coding sequence ATGAAAGACTTTGATAGGGCAACACTTCGCTATGATGTGAACGGGTTGATCCCCTGTATCGCGCAGCAGGAAGGCACCGGTGAGGTCCTGATGATGGCGTGGATGAACGCAGAAGCGGTGGCAAAGACCTTGGAAACGCGGCGGGTCACCTATTGGAGTCGGTCACGCCAAGCCTTTTGGGTCAAGGGAGAGACCAGCGGTCACACCCAGGCTTTGGTAGATTTGCGGATAGATTGTGACCGGGATTGTTTGTTGGCGGTGGTCCAGCAAGAGGGCGCCGCGTGTCACACGAACCGGCGGGTGTGTTTTTACACCTCGGTCGTTGACGGCGAAGAGGTTGAGTTGATGGCGCCGATGGGGTGA
- a CDS encoding iron-sulfur cluster assembly scaffold protein, with product MAADSDLIKLYSQRILALAADIPHRGALKAPQARVKKRAPLCGSTVTVELCLTDDKVSAFAQDVKACALGQAAAALLGQHVIGRTRLEVEAARDALKAMLKFDGPPPGAPWEGYEVLEPAKEYRNRHASIMLALDATAEAMAEAEHAACA from the coding sequence ATGGCAGCGGATAGCGATCTGATTAAACTCTACTCTCAACGCATACTCGCGTTGGCAGCGGACATCCCCCATCGTGGCGCGCTCAAAGCCCCCCAGGCGCGGGTAAAGAAACGCGCGCCGCTATGTGGCTCGACCGTGACCGTTGAACTTTGCCTGACCGACGACAAGGTCTCCGCCTTCGCCCAGGACGTCAAAGCATGTGCCCTTGGTCAGGCGGCCGCAGCCCTTCTCGGACAGCACGTCATCGGCCGCACGAGGCTCGAGGTGGAAGCCGCCCGCGATGCCCTGAAAGCGATGCTCAAATTCGACGGCCCGCCCCCCGGCGCCCCTTGGGAAGGTTACGAGGTGCTCGAACCCGCGAAAGAATACCGTAATCGTCACGCCTCCATCATGCTCGCCCTCGACGCCACCGCCGAAGCCATGGCCGAGGCCGAACACGCCGCCTGCGCCTAG
- the recG gene encoding ATP-dependent DNA helicase RecG has protein sequence MADHLPKGRPEILFPLFAGLETLDGVGPKTAKNYSGINVETPRDLIFTLPAGGLDRTRRASIRDVPLPGPATVEVTIGAHIKPKGRGPYRIEVEDAQTSFQLVFFHARGDYLERQHPTGARRVISGKVELYDGVAQMAHPDHMLPPEEAETIPEYEPVYPLAQGLTQRGVHKAVQSALTKVEHLGEWIDLNTVKERDWPAWSEAIQAVHAPKNASDLSRAALPRERLAYDELFAHQLTLALARNTRRRKAGLVSEGDGKLRAKVLAALPYTPTGAQLRTIQEISEDMAKPQRMNRLLQGDVGAGKTLVALMALLVAVEAGGQGVMMAPTSILAGQHYLNLKPLADAAGVVCEVLTGADKGKDRQGKLAALARGDIHILVGTHAVFQDDVAFNSLRLAVVDEQHRFGVRERVRLSQKGEMADVLVMTATPIPRTLSLAQYGDMDVSVLDEKPPGRTPVKTALISTARMDEVVAHLRGALDQGRQAYWVCPLVEESEVYDATAAEERFKMLRAAFGEGKVALVHGQMKPKEKDAVMAAFKAGETRVLVATTVIEVGVDVPNASIMVIEQAENFGLSQLHQLRGRVGRGSAESTCLLMYRAPLGETATRRLQVMRETEDGFRISEEDLAIRGAGDVIGTAQSGLPRFRVANLEEQSALMALAQSDARALLTLDPDLEGARGQSARVLLWLMEQDKAIRLLDVG, from the coding sequence ATGGCTGATCACCTTCCCAAAGGCCGGCCCGAAATCCTGTTTCCGCTGTTTGCGGGATTGGAAACTTTGGATGGTGTCGGCCCGAAGACGGCCAAGAACTACAGCGGCATTAACGTGGAAACGCCCCGCGATCTGATTTTTACGCTGCCCGCGGGCGGTCTGGACCGCACCCGCCGCGCCTCCATCCGCGATGTACCTCTGCCGGGCCCGGCAACGGTCGAGGTTACCATCGGCGCCCACATCAAGCCCAAGGGGCGTGGCCCGTATCGGATTGAGGTGGAGGACGCGCAGACCTCTTTCCAACTCGTGTTCTTCCACGCCCGCGGAGACTATCTGGAACGCCAACACCCGACCGGCGCGCGGCGGGTCATTTCGGGCAAGGTGGAGCTTTATGACGGTGTGGCGCAGATGGCCCATCCTGACCATATGCTCCCCCCCGAAGAGGCCGAGACCATTCCCGAATACGAGCCGGTCTACCCCCTGGCCCAAGGTCTAACCCAACGCGGCGTCCACAAAGCGGTGCAATCGGCGTTAACCAAGGTCGAGCATCTGGGCGAATGGATAGATCTTAACACCGTTAAGGAACGCGATTGGCCCGCGTGGTCCGAGGCGATCCAAGCCGTCCACGCGCCAAAGAACGCAAGCGATCTCAGCCGTGCCGCGCTGCCCCGCGAACGGCTCGCCTATGATGAACTGTTTGCCCACCAATTGACCCTCGCACTGGCGCGGAACACCCGGCGGCGCAAGGCCGGGCTCGTCTCGGAAGGTGACGGAAAGCTAAGGGCCAAGGTGCTGGCGGCTTTGCCCTATACGCCGACCGGGGCGCAACTGCGCACGATCCAGGAGATTTCCGAAGATATGGCCAAGCCGCAGCGGATGAACCGCCTGCTGCAAGGGGACGTCGGCGCGGGCAAGACGCTGGTGGCCCTGATGGCGCTGCTGGTCGCGGTAGAGGCGGGCGGGCAGGGGGTGATGATGGCCCCGACCTCGATCCTGGCGGGGCAGCATTACCTGAACCTCAAACCTCTGGCGGATGCCGCAGGCGTGGTGTGCGAGGTGCTGACCGGCGCGGACAAGGGTAAGGATCGCCAAGGTAAACTCGCCGCGTTGGCAAGGGGCGATATCCACATCCTCGTGGGCACGCACGCCGTGTTCCAAGACGATGTGGCGTTCAACAGCCTGCGTTTGGCCGTGGTGGATGAACAGCACCGCTTTGGGGTCCGCGAAAGGGTGCGGCTGAGCCAAAAGGGCGAGATGGCAGATGTGCTGGTGATGACCGCCACGCCGATCCCGCGCACGCTGTCCCTGGCGCAATACGGTGACATGGATGTGAGCGTGTTGGACGAAAAACCGCCGGGGCGCACGCCAGTGAAAACGGCGCTGATTTCAACGGCGCGGATGGATGAAGTGGTGGCGCATCTGCGCGGCGCGTTGGATCAGGGGCGGCAGGCCTATTGGGTCTGCCCGTTGGTGGAGGAATCCGAGGTCTATGACGCGACCGCCGCAGAAGAGCGGTTCAAGATGCTCCGCGCGGCCTTCGGAGAGGGTAAAGTGGCGCTGGTCCACGGGCAGATGAAGCCGAAGGAAAAAGACGCCGTGATGGCGGCCTTCAAAGCGGGCGAAACAAGGGTGTTGGTGGCGACCACGGTGATCGAGGTGGGGGTGGATGTGCCCAATGCCTCGATCATGGTAATTGAACAGGCGGAGAATTTTGGTCTGTCGCAATTGCACCAACTAAGGGGAAGAGTGGGGCGAGGATCGGCGGAGTCCACCTGTCTGTTGATGTACCGCGCACCTTTGGGCGAAACCGCCACCCGCCGCCTGCAAGTGATGCGAGAGACCGAGGACGGCTTCCGCATATCCGAGGAAGATTTGGCGATCCGGGGCGCGGGCGACGTGATCGGAACAGCGCAATCGGGGCTGCCCAGGTTCCGCGTCGCCAACCTTGAAGAGCAGAGCGCGCTGATGGCGCTGGCCCAAAGCGACGCACGGGCGTTGCTGACGCTCGACCCCGATTTGGAAGGGGCACGCGGGCAGTCTGCAAGGGTACTTTTGTGGCTGATGGAGCAAGACAAGGCGATCCGACTACTGGACGTAGGGTAA